Proteins encoded within one genomic window of [Limnothrix rosea] IAM M-220:
- a CDS encoding FdhF/YdeP family oxidoreductase, with the protein MSQLPHDDENLLPETGGGLPVLEYWAKKSLSPNGLKIWQVLNHKSACLSCAWGTGGQKGGFVNEAGEYLQRCAKSVEAINAELQAGIKTSVFAKKTISELQQLTSKECDRLGRLQYPMILRKGSQHYERISWEDVFEIAAKAFQKSPERVASYSSGRSSNEAAYLLQLLMRAMGSNNLADCSDLCHVPSSVALKEVFGSGTSMVSLESLKQSDCVVLIGSNAPANHPRLMNELIEITDRGGRVVIINPQIEVGLVKFSSPAFPIKSMLKGGSPISNLYLQPIPGSDAALLIGIQKSLIEQGFAQLDYLKKYTDNWESVVEFAKETSWKTLTETCGVSQEEIEEVAYVIGTSKNVVFAWAMGITQQKNGTDNVRAIANTALIAGQAGREGAGTMPIRGHSNVQGFGSMGVSVRLSDNLKQALEKLLGHSLKLNKGYDATGLMQAADSDKIDTLLCLGGNYYAANPDQIQAKRALGKIETIFYISTKPNLGHFHGLGSEATLVLPVFNRFENPHKTTTESGNNFVRLNSPGKTHLKGDLISEVKLITEIAHRVLGETPINWRKLQDTSYVRELISKTISDYKEIGNIDQDDSEFLLENRIFTEPKFATDSGRAKMSVVPLPPLKEPLLEAFDLPKNVKAKVLILGSGRSYGQHNTVVYKEADRYRNMPHRHCILLNLNDIKAGGFKPHQKVTVQGDRQKLENIEIIPGAIREGVAFMFYPEANCLFSANTDPDSGIPAYKRVPIAVYAP; encoded by the coding sequence ATGTCGCAACTTCCCCATGACGATGAGAATCTTTTGCCGGAAACAGGTGGTGGACTGCCAGTTCTTGAATACTGGGCAAAAAAATCCCTGTCACCAAATGGGCTAAAAATTTGGCAAGTTCTTAACCATAAAAGTGCCTGTTTATCCTGTGCTTGGGGCACAGGTGGTCAGAAAGGAGGCTTTGTCAATGAAGCGGGCGAATATTTACAACGCTGTGCCAAAAGTGTTGAGGCGATCAATGCAGAATTACAGGCAGGTATCAAAACCAGTGTTTTTGCCAAAAAAACGATCTCTGAACTACAGCAGCTAACCTCAAAAGAATGCGATCGCCTCGGTCGGTTGCAGTATCCAATGATCTTGCGAAAAGGGTCGCAGCATTACGAACGAATTTCTTGGGAAGACGTTTTTGAGATTGCAGCCAAAGCGTTTCAAAAATCTCCAGAACGTGTCGCTAGTTATAGTTCTGGGCGATCATCCAATGAAGCCGCCTATCTGTTGCAATTACTGATGCGGGCAATGGGTAGTAATAATTTGGCGGACTGTTCCGATCTATGTCATGTGCCTTCGAGTGTGGCGCTGAAAGAAGTGTTTGGCTCTGGCACATCCATGGTGAGCTTGGAGAGTTTAAAGCAATCGGATTGTGTTGTTCTGATTGGCTCTAATGCTCCAGCAAATCATCCTCGCCTGATGAACGAATTGATCGAGATAACCGATAGAGGTGGCCGAGTTGTTATTATCAATCCTCAAATTGAAGTTGGTTTAGTAAAATTTTCCTCTCCTGCTTTTCCGATTAAGTCGATGCTGAAAGGAGGCTCACCAATTTCAAATTTATATTTGCAGCCTATTCCGGGCAGTGATGCAGCGTTATTAATCGGCATTCAAAAATCATTAATAGAACAGGGTTTTGCTCAACTCGATTACCTTAAAAAATACACAGACAACTGGGAAAGCGTTGTTGAGTTTGCTAAGGAAACAAGCTGGAAAACATTAACAGAAACTTGCGGTGTTTCCCAAGAAGAAATTGAAGAGGTTGCCTACGTTATTGGAACCTCAAAAAATGTTGTGTTTGCTTGGGCGATGGGCATTACGCAACAAAAAAATGGTACGGATAACGTGCGGGCGATCGCCAATACAGCTTTAATTGCTGGACAAGCGGGTCGCGAAGGAGCTGGAACAATGCCGATTCGCGGTCACTCTAATGTGCAAGGCTTTGGCTCAATGGGCGTATCGGTACGGTTAAGCGATAATCTCAAGCAAGCGCTCGAAAAATTATTGGGGCATTCCCTAAAACTTAATAAAGGCTACGACGCAACAGGATTAATGCAAGCTGCTGATAGCGACAAAATTGACACTTTGTTGTGTTTAGGTGGTAACTATTACGCTGCAAATCCAGACCAAATTCAAGCCAAAAGAGCACTAGGGAAAATAGAGACGATTTTCTATATTTCCACTAAGCCAAATCTTGGGCACTTTCACGGTTTAGGTAGCGAAGCAACGCTTGTTTTACCTGTGTTTAATCGCTTTGAAAATCCCCATAAAACAACAACGGAATCTGGCAATAATTTTGTGCGTTTAAATAGTCCGGGGAAGACCCATTTAAAAGGTGATTTGATTTCAGAAGTTAAGCTAATTACAGAAATAGCCCATCGTGTCCTCGGAGAAACTCCAATTAACTGGCGGAAATTACAAGACACAAGCTATGTTCGAGAACTCATTTCTAAAACAATTAGTGATTACAAAGAAATTGGCAATATTGATCAAGATGATTCAGAATTTTTACTAGAAAATCGAATTTTCACAGAACCTAAATTCGCCACTGATTCTGGTCGTGCCAAAATGTCCGTTGTACCTTTACCGCCTTTAAAGGAGCCTTTATTAGAAGCTTTTGATTTACCGAAAAATGTTAAAGCAAAGGTGTTGATTTTAGGTTCAGGCCGAAGTTATGGGCAACATAATACGGTGGTATACAAAGAAGCTGATCGCTATCGAAATATGCCCCATCGTCATTGCATTTTGTTGAATTTAAATGATATTAAAGCTGGTGGTTTCAAGCCTCATCAAAAAGTAACTGTGCAGGGCGATCGCCAAAAATTAGAAAATATTGAAATTATCCCCGGTGCAATTCGTGAGGGGGTCGCCTTTATGTTTTATCCTGAAGCCAATTGTTTATTTAGTGCCAACACCGACCCGGACAGTGGTATTCCAGCCTATAAGCGTGTGCCGATTGCTGTCTATGCCCCATAA
- the ftsH2 gene encoding ATP-dependent zinc metalloprotease FtsH2 yields the protein MKSSWKTIVLWALPLLVIGFFVWQGAFSANPANLSSGNTANIRMSYGRFLEYLDAGRVTSVDLYEGGRTAIVEAVDPDLDNRSQQLRVDLPGNSPELITKLREAKVDFDSHPASNNGAVWGILGNLIFPVLLISALFLLFRRSSNMPGGPGQAMNFGKSKAKFMMEAETGIMFDDVAGIEEAKEELQEVVTFLKQPEKFTAVGARIPKGVLLVGPPGTGKTLLAKAIAGEAGVPFFSISGSEFVEMFVGVGASRVRDLFKKAKESAPCLIFIDEIDAVGRQRGAGIGGGNDEREQTLNQLLTEMDGFEGNTGIIIIAATNRPDVLDSALMRPGRFDRQVTVDTPDIKGRLSILEVHARNKKLADEISLEVIARRTPGFSGADLANLLNEAAILTARRRKEAITMSEIDDAVDRVIAGMEGTPLVDSKSKRLIAYHEVGHAIVGTLLKDHDPVQKVTLIPRGQAQGLTWFTPNEEQGLTTKSQLMARIAGALGGRAAEEEIFGHDEVTTGAGGDLQQVSGMARQMVTRFGMSDLGPLSLESQQGEVFLGGGLMNRSEYSEEVASRIDDQVRMIAEEGHRIARQIVKDNREVVDRLVDLLIERETVGGEEFRQIVAEYTEVPEKEQFIPQL from the coding sequence ATGAAATCATCTTGGAAAACCATTGTCCTGTGGGCATTACCGCTGCTTGTCATCGGCTTTTTTGTTTGGCAGGGAGCCTTTTCGGCAAACCCGGCTAATCTCTCTAGTGGCAATACTGCGAACATTCGCATGAGCTATGGCCGTTTTCTGGAGTACCTTGATGCTGGTCGTGTTACTAGTGTTGATTTGTATGAAGGTGGACGTACGGCGATCGTTGAAGCGGTTGACCCTGATTTAGATAACCGTTCTCAACAGTTACGCGTCGACTTGCCTGGTAATTCCCCTGAGCTCATTACGAAGCTCCGTGAGGCAAAGGTTGACTTTGATTCCCACCCTGCAAGCAATAATGGTGCTGTATGGGGCATTTTGGGTAATTTAATTTTTCCGGTTCTTTTAATTTCTGCTTTATTCCTCCTCTTCCGTCGTTCCAGCAATATGCCGGGTGGTCCTGGACAGGCAATGAATTTTGGTAAGTCTAAGGCTAAGTTCATGATGGAAGCTGAAACGGGCATCATGTTTGATGATGTTGCGGGCATTGAGGAAGCTAAGGAAGAGTTGCAGGAGGTTGTTACTTTCTTGAAGCAGCCTGAAAAGTTTACTGCTGTTGGTGCGCGTATTCCTAAGGGTGTTCTGCTTGTTGGCCCTCCCGGAACTGGTAAAACGCTTCTCGCTAAGGCGATCGCCGGTGAAGCTGGTGTACCGTTTTTCAGCATCTCTGGTTCTGAATTTGTAGAAATGTTCGTTGGTGTCGGTGCGTCCCGCGTCCGTGACCTCTTTAAAAAAGCGAAAGAAAGTGCGCCTTGTCTAATCTTTATCGATGAAATTGATGCTGTTGGTCGTCAACGTGGCGCTGGTATTGGTGGCGGTAATGACGAGCGTGAACAAACTCTAAACCAACTCCTCACTGAAATGGATGGTTTTGAGGGCAACACTGGCATCATTATCATTGCAGCGACTAACCGTCCTGATGTCCTTGACTCTGCATTAATGCGTCCCGGCCGTTTTGATCGTCAAGTCACTGTTGACACGCCCGACATTAAAGGTCGTCTCAGTATTCTTGAAGTTCATGCTCGCAATAAAAAGCTTGCGGACGAAATTTCCCTTGAGGTCATTGCTCGTCGTACACCCGGCTTTAGCGGTGCGGATCTCGCAAACCTTTTGAATGAAGCTGCTATCCTTACTGCTCGTCGTCGTAAAGAAGCAATTACGATGTCTGAAATTGATGATGCAGTTGACCGCGTTATCGCTGGTATGGAGGGTACTCCCCTCGTTGATAGCAAGAGTAAGCGTCTAATTGCCTACCATGAAGTTGGTCATGCAATCGTCGGTACACTTCTCAAGGATCATGATCCCGTACAGAAGGTAACTTTGATTCCTCGTGGTCAAGCTCAAGGTCTAACATGGTTTACACCTAATGAGGAGCAAGGTTTGACGACTAAGTCCCAGCTGATGGCTCGGATTGCGGGAGCTCTTGGTGGTCGTGCTGCGGAAGAGGAGATTTTCGGCCATGATGAAGTGACAACGGGTGCTGGTGGTGACCTGCAACAGGTTAGCGGTATGGCACGTCAGATGGTTACGCGTTTTGGTATGAGTGACCTCGGCCCCTTATCTCTTGAGAGTCAGCAGGGTGAAGTTTTCCTCGGTGGTGGTTTGATGAATCGCTCAGAATATTCTGAGGAAGTTGCTTCCCGTATTGATGATCAAGTCCGGATGATCGCTGAAGAGGGTCACCGTATTGCTCGTCAAATCGTGAAGGATAACCGTGAGGTTGTTGATCGTCTGGTCGATCTGTTGATCGAACGTGAAACTGTTGGTGGTGAGGAATTCCGTCAGATTGTTGCTGAGTACACTGAAGTTCCTGAGAAAGAGCAATTCATTCCTCAACTGTAG